The nucleotide window AGACCGTCAGTAACATCACCCCCGTAAATGGCATAGCCATCTGATATGGTCGGATAAAGGCATGGGTCAGCTGGTGCTTGGTTTCATGTCTAATGGCCGCCACTTCAGTTGTTAAAAGTTGATTGTCACGGGTGACTTGTTGTGTGACGGATTGACTGACCCGTTGGTAAATCGCTCGCTTGACCGTGACCGGTGCCGCCGTCAGTTGGTGTTGCTGCAATGTCCGCTGGTAGTTTGACCGAATCAGTCTCTGAGTTTTAGCTGAGCTGATAAATGTCGTTTGCCCATGTTTAGGCGTTTGTTCCGTCGCTAATTGGGACTTGACCTGCGTCAACGTGTCACTTTTTACTTTGGCAGAAACGGGTAACGCCTCAACCCTGTTCTGCGAATACAACCAAACGTTGGTTTTCGCCGTCACGAGGTTAGCAGATAACGCGGATACAAAGATCGCCACTGCTAAAGACGTCCCAATCTGCCGGAAGACGCCAATCACACTTTGAGAAGCAGTTAACAGATTACCCGTAAAATCACCAGCTGCTAACACGGTGATGGGACCAATCACGACACCGTAACCAGTCCCGACTAAGAGCGCGGCTACACAGACCTGCCAGTAAATATTGGGGTTCATCCAACTCAACGCCACGTAACCCCCAATCATCGACAAGCTTCCCATTAAAATGACCAACCGCGGACCAACTTTGCCTAAAAGCCAACCACTAATCGGTGACCAGATAAAAATCATCATTGAGGCGGGTGTGATCATCAGAGCGGCTAACAATTCTCCTTTACCTTGAACTTTGGTAAAGAAACTCGGCATCAAGACCAGCAATGCTACTAGGAAGATTCCCGACATGATTGTGACAATGGCCGATCCCACGAACTGCTTATTTTTAAATAGCGCTAATGGCACCATCGGCTGTTGCGCATGACTTTCAACGACAATAAACCCAATTAGTGACAGTACACTCAGTAAGATTAATCCCAGACATTGGTAACTCGTCCAGCCCCAGTCGTTCCCTTTGACTAAGAATAAAGTCAAACTAAACAACATGGTCATGGACAAAATCGTACCGCCCATATCTAGCTGTTCTTTTCGTTGCTTACGCTCGTGTAAGTCAAAGAGTCGCCAGCAAAGTCCCAATGCCAATAAGGTAAATGGCACATTAACCAGGAAAATTCCCCGCCAGCTAAAGAACTGCGTCACGACGCCGCCAATAGTCGGCCCCATTGCGGCTGCCAGGCCTTGCGTAACCCCCAATGTGGCGATTGCACTGGTCCGCTTGTCCATCGGTACACTCTGAATCCCGATGGTCATACTTGCTGGGAAAACAATTGCCGCCCCCAGGCTTTGAATTCCCCGCCCAACAATCAGCCAAGCCACACTGCCGGCTAGTCCAGAAAAAAGTGATCCCAGTAAGAATAAGCCGAGCCCTAATAGATAGAAACGGTGGCGCCCATAAATATCCGCCAATCGTCCCAGCGGAATGGTTAACGTAGCAAATAGAATGGTGTACAAGTTAAGTGCCCAAGATAATTGTTCTAGGCTGGTCGATAGGCCATTTTGAATTGCCGGTAACGCGATGTTCATCACCGTTGTATCCAGAATGCAAAGAAAAATACCAATGGCCATTGTGCCAACTAACGCTGTGGTCTTTTTCATCATAAACTCCCCCTCGTCAAGTGTTATCGTTAGTTTATGCGCATCGATCACGATAAACTAGATTTGAGTTACAGAAAGGGGGATGTTGTAACCGATGAATCCGCATGAGCGCAAACAACAAAATTTAGAGACCATCTATCGCGCCTTACTAGAGTTAATGATGGCAAAGCCACTGGCGACAATTTCAATTACGGAGCTCTGCCAACGCGCCCAGGTCTCACGAACTTATTTTTACCGTCACTATCAAAACTTTGATCAAATTATTGCCGCCTACCAAACCCAGAATATGCTGAGGTACTTGCGGCGCTTGCCCAGGACAGACCAGGTCACGCTCCCTGAGCTGATGACTCATTATTTTGAGCATACTAAAACGGAAACTGAGACTTATCAGCTCCTGATCAAAAATAATAAGCTAGACGTTTTAGTCAAAACCTTCCAAACTGTTTTTCAACTACTCATCAAGCAAGACCGTATCGGCGGACACGGCCCCAACATAACGAATCCATACTATCTCTTATTTTTCTCAGGCGGCGTGATCAATATCGCTGCCAACTGGGTTAGCAATGGCTGTGTCGAATCTCCCCAATATCTGGGGCAGATGATTGCTCACTTCGCATTAAGTCCTTCAAACTAGCAGGTAAGACAAATGAAGACGACTTTTCCGTATGGGTCGCCTTCATTTTTTAATTTATAAAATCCGTATGTAGCCGCGCCAGCTTTGATATGACGGACGATGTACGCTCCCACATTTCGTGTGCTTTATTGCAGACCATGATATACTATCTCCAACCTATTTTCACCGCTTACCAAGAATAAAGTAACTTATAAAGCGAACACATTCATTTTAATTAATTACCTAAAGGTTGAAAGTTAAAAAATAGTATGACTCATCCAATTGGATTGAATCATACTATTTTCTCACCTCAGCAATTTGGATCGCAGTTTAAGCACGATCATATTTTCGCCACAGGTAATAATACTGGCAATTACTACCAAACATCATTAGCAACAAGTAGCACAAAATAATGTTGCCAAATCTTGAAACCGTCAACTGCCAACCTGAGTCCATCAAAATAAAGACCAACAACATTAAGAGACAAATACCGGTAATAAAGGTATTCAGACACACATTATGCACCCGCAAGGCAATCTCTCGGTCACGCTCATCATCAACGAAATACAGACCCTTAAAGGACTTGACGCCTAAACGCGCTGACAAGTACCAACAGAGAAAGCCTAGGTTCCCACTGATTAAGAGAACAATCGTCAGATTCAACCACGTTGACATGTTGACCCAAAACAAAACACCCGCAAATTTAATCAACACCCGATTAACCTGAACATTGTCATGTAGTTTGCTATGTTGTGCATTGGCCCAAACAATTTTACGTTCCTGATAAGACTTGGCGCGACCGGCGACTAGATACCGTAAGGATTGGGACGACGCATTACTGACGGAACCATCCGAGTGCGAACCGTCATCCTTGTCGCCGTAAATATTAAGCACCGCTGTTTGCCGCGGATAAGTCTGCCAGAGCGGTAACAGGGCGCGATACTCGGGCTGCATGTTAGTTGGCTTGCCGTTGGATTGGAGCTTCATCCGGTTGGGTTCATCGTTCATGCCCAGAATCCCGTTAAAAAAGTAAAGGTCAGGCGTTGCTCCGATTAACTCCGGATCAACGCCTGACCTTTAGTAATTAGCATCCTTATACGTAAAAGCACGCTCATTAAATTTCATTTCGGTATTCTTGAATGAACATACGGAGTGCCAATATATCACTCGGAACTAACTTGCCAATTGGCTTTCTCTTGAATACCAACTTGGCTGTCAAACTATAAACTTGATGAGTATCCACATATGATTGTTTAAGTAATCCTGCCTGCTGCCAAGCCATTATTGGAAAGTAAAAGCGCTGGACTCGTTCAGATTTATGCTCGTATTTAGATGTAATCTTAAATACTAAAACCCTATCAATCTCAACTTGCAGCACCAATGCCGGTCTTCGTTTAGAACGATTATTTTCACCAAAAGGAACATCCGCAATAAAGATCTCCATGGGTCCTCCAGAACGAGCCGTCATTCTTCATGCATCCATTCGTCAAAATTTGGTGACTTCTTAGGATCATAATGCCCATTACTATCAATATCTACTCGCTCAACAGGAATACCTGCAATTAATTCTTTCCAATCAAGACTAGATGGCAGCTTTTCAAGAACCAATTGTCCGTCTTCATTCAAGGTAACCCCTAGCTGATCTCCACTTGAAATATTCATCCTTTTTCTAAAAATAGAAGGAATGACGACTTGTCCTTTACTAGAAACCTTGACTGTTTCACTATTCTTTACGGAATCCATAGCATTCCTCCTTACTTCTTACTTCTTACTTCTTACTTCTTACTTCTTACTTCTTAACTATTTTAGCAACCTTTGCCAAATATTAAAAGTAAACTGACTCATAATATTCAACTACATCACCGCCGAGTCCGGCCGGTGCCAGTAAAAGTATGCCAACGTCCCTAAGCTAAAGACGACCGCGATTCCCGCCAAAATCCAGCTAATACCCGCAATTGAACCGCCCAGCGAAATTGTATGTCGCAAGCCGGCCATCGCAATAGTCATCGGTAAGTACGGGTGAACGGCCCGGTAGAACGGATTGGTCAGCTCAATCGGGTACGTCCCGCCCGAAGCCCCAATCTGAAATAGCATGAACAGAAGCATCAGCCACGCCCCCGTTAGGCCAAACCATAACCGAAAACAGGTCACCAAGCTGAAGAACGCCAACACAATCAGCAAGCTCAATAGGTACGTTTCTCCTGGTTCCAGTGGCCGCAAACCAATGATGTAACGCACACCCAACCACATGCAGGACGCCGCTAATACCACGAACCCCCAGAGAAAGCCCATTTTATCCAACCAAGCCAGTGCAAAGTTACGGTACTCCCCGTGGCGCTTGCGGGCGTCGTAAATAATATTGAGCGTAATGCAACCCACGAATAGCGAAATCGCCATAAAGTACGGTGCCATACCCGTTCCGTTGTTGGCGACGGTCACCACGTCATGCTGCGTTAATTTTATGGGCATCGCCAAGTGTTTCAATTGATCTGTCCGCCGAACCTCGCTGAGCTGTTCACCGCCTTGCGACAAACCAGCCACAATTTTCTGCGTTGCCGCAGCAACTTGTGGCGCTGGTAAACCGGCTGCACCAGTCTGACTCAGCTGATCCAATTGCTTAGCCGTTAACGTTAACCGTTTGCCCACCGTCAGTGCTGCATTCTGACTAGCCTGTAATTCGGCTTGAACTGTCGCTTGGTTGAGGGTCGTCTGCAGCTTCTGCATTACAGTCGCTCCCATCTTTGAAGCCACCGTGCTCTGACCAGCATTGGTCTCATATGTTACCTTTAGTTGCTTCGGGACCGTTGCCAAATGACTTAGGGTCTGTGACGCATCGGCTGGGATTTTTAAAATTAGAAATAGCCGACCGTCCTTTAATTCCCGTTGAGCTTTCGCCGCAGTCATCCGGTGAAACTGGAGCGACTTGTCTGTGACCAGCTTTCGTGACACCGTCCGCCCCCAAACCAGCGTGCGCGTGGACCGATCCTGATCGACCACCGCCATTGGCAAGTGATGAAGCTCCCCGTACGGATTCCAAACGGACGCCAGAAACAAGCTGGCATAGAATAATGGAATGACCAAAATTCCTAATAAGATTCGCCAAACTGCTGGATGATGCTTCAGATATAACCATTCATGAAATTTCATGTTCTCTCCCCCTTGCTTTATCGAATGAACGAATCATTCATTCGACTGCCACCCAGTCTAAACACTCCCGCCAAAAACACAATTTTCAGTGGCTATTTCACGGGATTTTGACCAATCAGCTAATTAAGGGGCTCACTGATAGCTACGCCGCAACATTTCCCGAACAACAACCAACATTTGTTCGTCGTCATTGCGGGCCATCTCCGTTTCAAAGCTATCGTAGCGCTTATGGGCGCACCACCAGAAGACCAGGTCCACCACGATTACTCCGTTACGTTGCGGGTCAGCCAGGTTGGGCCGTTGTCGCTGAAAGAACTCACCTACGCGTTGATAAATCTCTTGCCGCTGTTGCCGGTATAACGCCGTCAGGGCCGGATTGACCGTAGGATTGTGCTCAAGAATTAAGAAGTAGCGCGCGTACCGTTTGAACGCCGTGAATAACGCCGTCAGAAGTTGGTCAAAGTCGGTGGACAGCTGCCCGGCCAACTGATGATTCCAGCCGGCATACGCGGCCTCCGTACGCCGAACCAGTTCTCTCGGATCGACCGGCTGTAAGGGAAACGTTTGTAGGCGGTCCACGGTCGTCGGTAGCGTTGTCAGGAAGACGTAGTCCAGCAAGGCTTCCTTGCCACTAAATAGGCGGTATAGAGTACCCACGGCCATCTGCGCGCGTTGCGCAATCATTTGCATCTGTGTCTCATGGTAGCCTGGCTGAATGAACAATTCACTCGCCGCCGCGTAAATGCGTTGTAATTTTTCTTCGTCAGTCATGATTCACCAACCCCTTCCACTTTCATTAAACCGTATTTATCTAGAAAGTTCCGGATTGGCCACGTTTCTAGCGCACTCACCTTACAAACGTATAGGGGGGCGACCAGCCTCATCTCTGAGAATAGTCGTCCCCCTAATAAACTTAATGCTGACTGGCTCCCGGTTTAAGGGTCACCGGTATCACCGCACGTAAACGCTGCGACCAAATCACGCCCAGCAAGGAAATGAGTCCCGTCCCAACCATGGTCGCCCGAAAACCGCTGGTAAAGGACAAACCCTGAAACTGATAAAAGATCATGACGGCCACGGTCGTTCCCAAAGCCCCACCCAACAGACGAAAAACGTTGTAAATTCCCGCAGCTTTACCGATCAGTGCTTGGGGAACCGCCCCAAGCACAGCCTTCTGCAGTGCCGGACCGGCCATGGATAACCCCACGCCTGCCAGCATTAGTGGTATGATGAACCACCAATAACTTTGTTGACTGAACAGTGCAATCAGTAAGTAACCTAATCCCTGCAAGCATAAACCAACCGTGGCTACCCGCCACTCACCAAATTTATCAACCGCGCGACCTGCTAACGGGGCTACCACAACTAACGTGCCCGTCCAAGGCAACATTTCCAACCCAGCCTTTAACGCGGTCGCATGTGGCTGGATCTGCAAGTACTGGGGCAGAAAGAAGACAACGCCATACATGGATCCGTAA belongs to Levilactobacillus yonginensis and includes:
- a CDS encoding type II toxin-antitoxin system PemK/MazF family toxin gives rise to the protein MEIFIADVPFGENNRSKRRPALVLQVEIDRVLVFKITSKYEHKSERVQRFYFPIMAWQQAGLLKQSYVDTHQVYSLTAKLVFKRKPIGKLVPSDILALRMFIQEYRNEI
- a CDS encoding TetR/AcrR family transcriptional regulator translates to MNPHERKQQNLETIYRALLELMMAKPLATISITELCQRAQVSRTYFYRHYQNFDQIIAAYQTQNMLRYLRRLPRTDQVTLPELMTHYFEHTKTETETYQLLIKNNKLDVLVKTFQTVFQLLIKQDRIGGHGPNITNPYYLLFFSGGVINIAANWVSNGCVESPQYLGQMIAHFALSPSN
- a CDS encoding AbrB/MazE/SpoVT family DNA-binding domain-containing protein; translation: MDSVKNSETVKVSSKGQVVIPSIFRKRMNISSGDQLGVTLNEDGQLVLEKLPSSLDWKELIAGIPVERVDIDSNGHYDPKKSPNFDEWMHEE
- a CDS encoding TetR/AcrR family transcriptional regulator; amino-acid sequence: MTDEEKLQRIYAAASELFIQPGYHETQMQMIAQRAQMAVGTLYRLFSGKEALLDYVFLTTLPTTVDRLQTFPLQPVDPRELVRRTEAAYAGWNHQLAGQLSTDFDQLLTALFTAFKRYARYFLILEHNPTVNPALTALYRQQRQEIYQRVGEFFQRQRPNLADPQRNGVIVVDLVFWWCAHKRYDSFETEMARNDDEQMLVVVREMLRRSYQ
- a CDS encoding MFS transporter, producing MMKKTTALVGTMAIGIFLCILDTTVMNIALPAIQNGLSTSLEQLSWALNLYTILFATLTIPLGRLADIYGRHRFYLLGLGLFLLGSLFSGLAGSVAWLIVGRGIQSLGAAIVFPASMTIGIQSVPMDKRTSAIATLGVTQGLAAAMGPTIGGVVTQFFSWRGIFLVNVPFTLLALGLCWRLFDLHERKQRKEQLDMGGTILSMTMLFSLTLFLVKGNDWGWTSYQCLGLILLSVLSLIGFIVVESHAQQPMVPLALFKNKQFVGSAIVTIMSGIFLVALLVLMPSFFTKVQGKGELLAALMITPASMMIFIWSPISGWLLGKVGPRLVILMGSLSMIGGYVALSWMNPNIYWQVCVAALLVGTGYGVVIGPITVLAAGDFTGNLLTASQSVIGVFRQIGTSLAVAIFVSALSANLVTAKTNVWLYSQNRVEALPVSAKVKSDTLTQVKSQLATEQTPKHGQTTFISSAKTQRLIRSNYQRTLQQHQLTAAPVTVKRAIYQRVSQSVTQQVTRDNQLLTTEVAAIRHETKHQLTHAFIRPYQMAMPFTGVMLLTVFLFRKRSDYLRKEEK
- a CDS encoding YhgE/Pip domain-containing protein, encoding MKFHEWLYLKHHPAVWRILLGILVIPLFYASLFLASVWNPYGELHHLPMAVVDQDRSTRTLVWGRTVSRKLVTDKSLQFHRMTAAKAQRELKDGRLFLILKIPADASQTLSHLATVPKQLKVTYETNAGQSTVASKMGATVMQKLQTTLNQATVQAELQASQNAALTVGKRLTLTAKQLDQLSQTGAAGLPAPQVAAATQKIVAGLSQGGEQLSEVRRTDQLKHLAMPIKLTQHDVVTVANNGTGMAPYFMAISLFVGCITLNIIYDARKRHGEYRNFALAWLDKMGFLWGFVVLAASCMWLGVRYIIGLRPLEPGETYLLSLLIVLAFFSLVTCFRLWFGLTGAWLMLLFMLFQIGASGGTYPIELTNPFYRAVHPYLPMTIAMAGLRHTISLGGSIAGISWILAGIAVVFSLGTLAYFYWHRPDSAVM